The proteins below are encoded in one region of Effusibacillus dendaii:
- a CDS encoding DUF4433 domain-containing protein yields MNTKSDANEIRIFIDQLQKADFLDDSRSWWPRFIFHFTNINNAVEILEKGKLFSRNKLKKTGGMVTDNASTEVIQQTDGRWKDFVRLYFRPRTPTQNRNEGYRPLAQRKLQSHCPVPIYFMFDAKQLLSREDAYFSKGSLAAASTNIYSKAVDFKEIPFQLVYHDSWFEPHERASIIHHRQAEVVVKDELDLENLKHIWCRSEAEYKTLLNLLSPKTREKWKSKIGGGKKGNLFFRDWIFVEEVNMNKDSITFKFNVPMETFDVVAIKVKITEMYTQTNFIWENTEYKIKNTLEISLKNLERPEIYDVTLLIDNQIMFFDKYNELDFYLPF; encoded by the coding sequence ATGAATACGAAATCAGACGCAAATGAAATCCGCATCTTTATAGATCAATTACAAAAGGCGGATTTTTTGGATGATTCTCGGTCCTGGTGGCCGAGATTTATTTTTCATTTTACAAATATTAACAATGCGGTTGAGATACTTGAAAAGGGTAAACTTTTTTCGAGAAATAAACTTAAAAAAACAGGTGGCATGGTAACAGATAATGCCAGTACGGAGGTTATTCAACAAACAGATGGAAGATGGAAAGATTTTGTTAGATTGTATTTTCGCCCCCGCACACCTACACAAAATAGGAATGAAGGATATAGGCCGCTAGCACAACGTAAATTACAATCACATTGTCCAGTACCTATCTATTTTATGTTTGACGCTAAGCAGTTGCTTTCAAGGGAAGATGCATATTTTAGCAAAGGGAGTTTGGCAGCAGCCTCTACAAATATTTATTCGAAAGCAGTCGATTTTAAAGAAATCCCTTTTCAATTAGTCTATCATGATTCTTGGTTTGAACCTCATGAGAGGGCTTCAATCATACATCACCGCCAAGCAGAGGTAGTGGTGAAAGATGAACTGGATCTGGAGAATCTCAAACATATTTGGTGTAGAAGTGAAGCTGAATATAAAACATTACTTAATTTACTAAGTCCCAAGACTCGGGAAAAGTGGAAAAGTAAAATAGGAGGTGGGAAAAAGGGGAATCTTTTTTTTCGTGATTGGATTTTTGTTGAGGAAGTCAATATGAATAAAGACAGCATAACGTTCAAGTTCAATGTACCCATGGAGACCTTTGACGTTGTTGCTATAAAAGTTAAAATTACAGAAATGTATACGCAAACGAATTTTATATGGGAGAATACAGAATATAAAATTAAAAATACATTGGAAATCAGTTTGAAAAATTTAGAGAGACCAGAGATTTATGATGTAACACTCTTAATAGACAATCAAATAATGTTTTTTGACAAATATAACGAACTGGATTTCTACTTACCATTCTAA
- a CDS encoding macro domain-containing protein, with amino-acid sequence MITYVVGDLLKSPARVLVNTVNTVGVMGKGIAKDFKTIYPEMFKQYQLFCENKQFNIGQLWLYRTKHKWILNFPTKKDWKHPSKIEYIEAGLQKFVNTYADVGITSIAFPMLGCGNGGLNWDTEVRPLMEKYLKNLPIDVYIHLYRQGQFTSEQRNIRATKQWLRSEPEAMPFTEVWEDLYEILAKEDSFFTLDHKIGFTVSVIREPEINLEIKALGNVYRVYFNQLVDLWQHIRSLGYVMTGSMPNGLERYSPYLIALLDKLPYLHPVLISSNYQEIKENPIGLQYIPFVSDNHLTAYEVNVQ; translated from the coding sequence TTGATCACTTATGTTGTTGGTGACTTGTTAAAGAGTCCTGCGCGGGTATTAGTAAATACGGTTAATACAGTTGGTGTTATGGGGAAGGGAATAGCCAAAGATTTTAAGACCATTTACCCCGAAATGTTTAAACAATACCAGCTTTTTTGTGAAAACAAGCAATTTAACATTGGTCAATTATGGCTTTATAGGACAAAACACAAATGGATATTGAATTTTCCTACCAAAAAGGATTGGAAACATCCCTCGAAAATCGAATATATCGAAGCAGGTTTACAAAAGTTTGTTAACACATATGCTGATGTAGGCATTACATCAATTGCTTTTCCTATGCTTGGTTGTGGAAACGGGGGCTTAAATTGGGATACAGAAGTGCGCCCTTTAATGGAAAAATACTTAAAGAATCTTCCGATTGATGTCTATATTCATTTGTATCGTCAAGGGCAATTTACGAGTGAACAACGGAACATTCGTGCAACAAAACAATGGTTAAGAAGCGAGCCGGAAGCTATGCCGTTTACGGAGGTTTGGGAAGATTTATATGAAATATTGGCTAAGGAAGATTCATTTTTCACCTTGGATCACAAGATTGGATTTACAGTTTCGGTAATTAGAGAACCCGAAATTAATCTTGAAATAAAAGCACTTGGAAACGTTTATCGTGTGTATTTTAACCAGTTGGTAGATCTCTGGCAACATATTCGGAGTCTGGGTTATGTAATGACTGGCAGTATGCCTAATGGATTAGAAAGATACTCTCCTTATTTAATTGCGTTACTTGATAAACTACCCTATTTACATCCAGTTTTGATTTCATCAAATTATCAAGAAATAAAGGAAAATCCAATTGGTCTACAATACATTCCTTTTGTTTCAGATAATCATCTAACTGCATATGAGGTAAATGTACAATGA